From Desulfomonilaceae bacterium, a single genomic window includes:
- a CDS encoding DUF4198 domain-containing protein: MKHIQSIFLLLVATMLVFAATAFAHFAMIIPSNDVVTKDDSKDIGLLLQFTHPFEGGPLMQMEKPQKFGVVTGEKVTDLLAALREKKVDGRSTWETTFKVTRPADYIFFLLPAPYWEPSEDKYIVHATKVIVDAFGAEEGWDKPIAKSAGLPAEIVPLSRPYSLYSGNLFTGRVFRDGKPAPHVDVEVEWWAKGAAQAPTDSHVRQVVKTDPNGVFNFAMPKAGWWGFSAIMEADKPIEREGKDKKVEIGAVIWIKAYPIQ, translated from the coding sequence TTGAAACACATTCAGAGCATATTTTTGTTGTTAGTCGCAACAATGTTGGTTTTTGCCGCAACAGCCTTTGCCCATTTTGCCATGATAATTCCCTCTAATGATGTGGTAACCAAGGACGACAGCAAGGATATCGGACTGCTTCTGCAGTTTACCCATCCTTTTGAAGGCGGTCCCCTGATGCAGATGGAAAAACCTCAGAAATTCGGCGTGGTGACAGGTGAAAAGGTGACCGACCTGTTGGCTGCCTTGCGTGAAAAAAAGGTGGATGGCAGGTCAACCTGGGAGACCACGTTCAAGGTTACCAGACCGGCGGATTACATTTTTTTTCTGTTGCCCGCCCCTTACTGGGAACCCTCTGAGGACAAATACATAGTTCACGCTACGAAGGTTATTGTCGACGCTTTTGGCGCCGAAGAAGGGTGGGATAAACCTATCGCTAAAAGCGCAGGTTTGCCCGCTGAAATAGTCCCGCTGTCCAGACCATACAGCCTCTACTCAGGAAATCTTTTCACAGGCCGTGTTTTCAGAGACGGAAAACCTGCTCCTCATGTCGACGTAGAAGTCGAGTGGTGGGCGAAGGGAGCCGCACAGGCGCCTACGGATTCTCATGTTAGACAGGTTGTCAAGACAGACCCTAATGGAGTTTTCAACTTTGCCATGCCCAAAGCCGGTTGGTGGGGCTTTTCAGCGATAATGGAAGCGGATAAGCCTATCGAACGTGAAGGTAAGGACAAAAAGGTAGAAATTGGAGCGGTAATCTGGATCAAAGCTTACCCCATACAATAG
- a CDS encoding response regulator: protein MTQHFITSQVDYAFFVSGLAFIILAVICGVLAQAGRDRLPFVWMTVFAATHGLSSLLETLALSATDLFLFKVIRLALMAGSYIALFEFGRLSRLIQTKNNEIGPWIYYPLIFLSAIGALEGVKGAFATCGYFLGISSSVLASMVLWRESNDNLSKESRQLKIAAVSMLVYGLATGLFPAESTFFPAASLNQEWFWRTFGFPVQLIRAACAVIMAVGIWRFFLHRWVSTQDFSLEPTETLGGRWLAFSLTLTILAGWGATGLVGARADRNERENLLVQAGMVAGGVASDQLERLTGSVSDLDSSDYKAVHERFEMMKKGNPLCRFLYLLGWKDGLVVFLMDSEPIGSKDFSPPGYVYDDAPPAIKKIFETGKEITDGPYTDKWGSWISAFVPLSGPNTDGKVMAVLGIDVSSSLWAKSIATSRLLPILFTLITVMLIIGFFAIELKHKESELEIRASEARLRIVFNSAHDALIIQDATGRVINFNSMMLDLFNYTPDQIMSTTIERDLPGPASPLDTMPEVWRKTLDGENQIIEWEARRSDGSFFHAEVILKKFEDGATNLVLTSIRDISERKSSEEALRKANSEVEETNQRLRSSIKEAQKLTVEAQAANIAKSQFLANVSHEIRTPLNGVIGMTELLLDTKLDEKQKEYSDIIKIGGDSLLTLINDILDFSKIEAGKLALENIDFDLRATLEDISDLLAMRAQEKDLELVCLIDPEVPSFVIGDPGRLRQILTNIIGNAIKFTPHGEVSVNVFVLGELESKTILKFTVTDTGIGIPADKVEQLFDPFTQIDSSDTRQYGGTGLGLSISKNLVELMGGEIGVESGIDNGSIFWFTAVLEQQPFAPPKHVSPREEICGRRILGVDDNATNRRLLEAYLQTWGCGFDLVDGGPSALIKLRHASLTGDPYEIVLLDMQMPGMDGETLGEIIKGDPDLSDLILIMMTSLSRRGDAKRLQEKGFAGYLTKPVRQAQLYDCLVMSLGQACGPISGENRRIVTRHTIAEARRKRLRVLVVEDNYTNQKLALSVLEKMGHDAQCANDGGQALDILKKEKFDIVLMDVQMPIMDGLQATRIIRESVDEILDPDARIIAMTAHAMKGDRERCIEAGMNDYISKPVQARDLAEILERWSGSNGNGNGKKKNLAPDSHRPNDLNSISSSYGITEMAPDSV from the coding sequence ATGACGCAACATTTTATAACAAGTCAAGTCGATTACGCATTTTTTGTTTCAGGCCTAGCGTTCATAATCCTGGCCGTGATTTGTGGGGTTTTGGCCCAGGCGGGAAGGGATAGACTTCCGTTCGTTTGGATGACTGTCTTTGCGGCGACACACGGCCTCAGCTCCTTATTGGAAACGCTGGCTCTGAGCGCCACTGACTTGTTCCTTTTCAAGGTCATACGTCTCGCTCTAATGGCAGGATCTTATATCGCCCTGTTCGAGTTTGGCCGCCTGAGTCGTCTGATCCAGACAAAGAATAATGAAATCGGTCCATGGATCTATTATCCCTTGATCTTTCTCTCCGCAATTGGCGCTCTGGAAGGTGTTAAGGGTGCGTTCGCCACGTGTGGGTATTTTCTGGGGATTTCCAGTTCCGTCCTTGCTTCAATGGTGTTGTGGCGGGAATCTAATGACAATTTATCAAAGGAAAGCAGGCAGTTAAAGATTGCAGCGGTTTCCATGTTAGTCTATGGCTTGGCCACCGGGTTGTTTCCTGCCGAATCGACTTTTTTCCCTGCTGCGTCACTCAACCAGGAATGGTTCTGGCGTACCTTCGGGTTTCCTGTTCAGTTGATCAGAGCCGCTTGCGCAGTGATCATGGCTGTGGGGATATGGCGCTTTTTCCTCCATCGTTGGGTTTCCACCCAGGACTTTTCTCTCGAACCAACCGAAACCTTAGGTGGGCGGTGGCTTGCGTTTTCATTGACATTGACGATTCTCGCCGGTTGGGGCGCTACAGGGTTGGTAGGCGCCAGGGCTGATCGAAATGAGCGGGAAAACCTTCTGGTTCAGGCCGGCATGGTAGCCGGCGGAGTCGCTTCAGATCAACTTGAGCGTCTGACTGGATCAGTCAGTGACCTGGACTCTTCGGATTACAAAGCTGTCCACGAACGATTTGAAATGATGAAAAAGGGTAATCCGCTTTGCCGTTTTCTTTATCTACTGGGATGGAAAGACGGATTGGTCGTTTTTCTTATGGACTCTGAACCAATAGGCTCTAAAGATTTTTCCCCGCCGGGCTACGTTTACGATGACGCCCCGCCTGCAATAAAGAAAATATTTGAAACTGGAAAAGAGATAACCGACGGGCCGTACACGGACAAATGGGGATCGTGGATAAGCGCTTTCGTCCCACTATCTGGTCCAAATACGGACGGCAAGGTTATGGCTGTCCTGGGAATAGATGTCAGCAGCTCTTTGTGGGCTAAGAGCATAGCTACAAGCAGACTCTTGCCGATATTGTTTACCTTGATTACGGTAATGCTTATCATCGGTTTTTTTGCGATTGAACTCAAGCATAAGGAATCTGAACTCGAAATTAGGGCCTCTGAGGCCAGATTAAGGATAGTGTTCAATTCGGCCCATGACGCTCTAATCATTCAGGACGCCACAGGTAGGGTGATAAATTTCAACAGCATGATGCTCGATCTTTTTAACTATACCCCCGATCAAATAATGTCCACGACTATAGAGAGAGATCTCCCTGGTCCTGCGAGCCCGCTCGACACTATGCCGGAGGTCTGGCGGAAAACCCTGGATGGCGAGAATCAGATAATTGAATGGGAGGCCAGGCGATCGGATGGATCGTTTTTTCACGCTGAAGTAATTTTAAAAAAGTTTGAGGATGGAGCGACCAACCTGGTACTCACAAGTATCCGCGATATCTCTGAGAGGAAGAGTTCTGAAGAAGCCTTACGAAAGGCAAACTCCGAAGTCGAGGAAACCAACCAAAGGCTTAGATCATCCATCAAGGAAGCCCAAAAGCTGACAGTTGAGGCGCAGGCGGCGAACATCGCCAAGAGTCAGTTCCTGGCCAACGTCAGCCACGAAATAAGAACCCCGCTGAACGGGGTAATAGGAATGACCGAACTATTGCTCGACACCAAGCTTGATGAAAAGCAGAAGGAATACTCCGATATCATCAAGATCGGTGGAGACTCTCTGTTGACTTTGATAAACGACATCCTCGATTTTTCCAAGATCGAAGCAGGAAAACTTGCTTTAGAAAACATAGATTTTGACCTAAGGGCCACACTGGAGGACATATCGGATCTGCTGGCCATGAGGGCCCAGGAAAAGGATCTGGAACTGGTCTGTCTGATCGATCCGGAAGTTCCTTCTTTTGTGATTGGGGATCCGGGAAGACTTCGGCAAATTCTAACAAACATAATTGGAAACGCCATAAAGTTCACCCCGCATGGGGAAGTATCCGTTAACGTGTTCGTATTGGGCGAGTTGGAGAGTAAAACGATATTGAAATTTACCGTGACTGACACGGGTATCGGTATCCCCGCGGATAAGGTGGAGCAACTCTTCGATCCATTCACCCAGATTGACTCATCAGACACGAGACAGTATGGAGGAACAGGCCTGGGGCTTTCAATCTCAAAGAACCTGGTTGAGCTGATGGGAGGAGAGATTGGTGTGGAGAGTGGAATAGATAATGGTTCTATTTTCTGGTTCACTGCCGTCCTGGAACAGCAGCCTTTCGCTCCCCCAAAACACGTAAGCCCGAGAGAGGAAATCTGTGGACGGAGAATTCTTGGGGTAGACGATAACGCTACCAATCGGAGACTCCTGGAAGCCTATCTGCAAACATGGGGTTGCGGTTTCGACCTGGTCGATGGCGGGCCGTCCGCGTTAATAAAGCTGCGCCACGCTTCTTTAACCGGTGATCCATACGAGATCGTCCTTCTGGATATGCAAATGCCGGGGATGGACGGGGAAACTCTTGGTGAAATTATCAAAGGGGACCCTGACCTGAGTGATCTGATATTGATCATGATGACGTCACTCAGCAGACGTGGTGATGCAAAGCGTCTGCAGGAGAAAGGTTTTGCGGGTTACCTCACCAAGCCGGTGCGGCAGGCGCAACTTTACGATTGTCTGGTGATGTCTCTTGGGCAGGCCTGTGGTCCAATTTCAGGAGAAAATAGACGGATCGTCACAAGGCATACAATAGCCGAGGCCAGGAGAAAGAGGCTTCGGGTTCTGGTGGTTGAAGACAATTATACAAATCAGAAACTGGCGTTGTCCGTCCTTGAAAAAATGGGCCACGACGCGCAGTGCGCCAATGACGGAGGCCAAGCCCTGGACATACTGAAAAAGGAGAAGTTCGATATCGTTCTAATGGATGTTCAGATGCCGATAATGGATGGTTTACAGGCAACAAGGATTATTCGTGAAAGTGTTGACGAGATTCTGGATCCTGATGCGCGCATAATAGCCATGACCGCCCACGCTATGAAAGGAGACAGAGAAAGATGTATAGAGGCTGGGATGAATGATTACATTTCCAAGCCGGTTCAAGCCAGAGACCTGGCCGAGATTCTCGAAAGATGGAGCGGTTCTAACGGTAATGGTAATGGCAAGAAAAAGAATCTAGCGCCCGATTCCCATCGTCCAAACGATCTGAATTCGATTTCATCTTCATACGGCATAACTGAAATGGCTCCGGATTCAGTTTAG
- a CDS encoding DUF47 family protein produces MALWKIFGKKREADFYELLLSQCEKTVLGCQALVRFLDNASPPDELLRLEQEADDIRRILIDELNQTFITPMDREDIFTLSRAIDDVLDHAYNAVKEMEVFDVQSNEFLFKMAALLLKGAEELLNAIKHLKKNPNVAVEYVVRAKRLENEMNDAYLDALKQLFSGNNVRLMLSYREIYRHFNRSADTVDEAANIISDIVVKMG; encoded by the coding sequence ATGGCATTGTGGAAAATCTTCGGTAAAAAACGTGAAGCTGATTTTTACGAGCTGTTGCTGTCTCAATGTGAAAAAACAGTTTTGGGATGCCAGGCCCTTGTAAGGTTTCTGGACAATGCCAGCCCGCCTGATGAGCTGTTGAGACTGGAACAGGAAGCTGACGATATTCGTCGAATCCTCATTGACGAGCTGAATCAGACATTTATTACACCAATGGACCGTGAAGACATTTTCACGCTTTCAAGGGCCATTGACGACGTCCTGGACCACGCATACAACGCTGTCAAGGAAATGGAGGTCTTTGACGTCCAAAGTAATGAATTTCTTTTCAAGATGGCGGCATTATTGCTAAAAGGGGCTGAAGAACTCTTAAACGCTATCAAACACCTGAAAAAAAATCCCAATGTCGCGGTCGAATACGTTGTAAGGGCGAAACGATTAGAGAATGAAATGAACGACGCCTATCTGGATGCGCTCAAGCAACTCTTTTCAGGGAACAATGTCAGGCTCATGCTTAGTTACCGCGAAATTTACAGGCATTTTAACAGAAGCGCCGACACGGTGGATGAGGCGGCCAACATTATCAGCGACATTGTGGTCAAGATGGGTTAA
- a CDS encoding inorganic phosphate transporter, translating into MTDPFFDIAIALTLCFAFVNGFHDGGNVVAATICSRAMNPWRALFYAAIAEFIGPVLLGTAVARTMSSCVLRPDMVEEIQPHVLYIVVSSAMAGAMSWKLPTWYFGLPSSGSHALIGGLVGAGAVGIGVQSIMVDKVIRSVLLPLMVSPILGVFLGYFLFSVIRRLFSGAPRRIGRSFAVLQRPVMALLAAGHGSNDAQKSMGVIAIVLSASAHQVEGDLPIPDWALYSCAAALALGLLAGGWRIVKTVGRGICKMEPVHAFAAQLSSAVIILGASVFGGPVSATQVVGSSVLGVGASRRASGVRWSAATQIAYAWMLTFPVSMLIGAGFCRLLIHFFASTN; encoded by the coding sequence TTGACTGATCCTTTCTTCGACATCGCCATAGCCCTCACACTATGTTTCGCTTTCGTAAACGGATTTCATGACGGCGGCAATGTAGTGGCCGCCACAATCTGTTCACGGGCCATGAACCCGTGGAGAGCCCTATTTTACGCCGCCATCGCGGAGTTCATCGGGCCGGTATTACTTGGGACCGCTGTGGCAAGGACCATGTCTTCCTGCGTTCTTCGGCCTGACATGGTTGAGGAGATTCAACCTCACGTCCTATATATTGTTGTATCCAGCGCAATGGCCGGCGCCATGTCCTGGAAGTTGCCTACCTGGTATTTCGGTCTGCCGTCAAGTGGTTCCCATGCGTTGATTGGCGGGTTAGTGGGGGCAGGCGCCGTCGGTATAGGCGTTCAGTCGATTATGGTCGATAAGGTTATTCGCAGTGTTCTGCTCCCTCTCATGGTGTCACCGATCCTTGGGGTTTTTCTCGGTTATTTCCTTTTTTCAGTTATTAGGCGCCTGTTCTCCGGCGCTCCCAGGCGAATCGGCCGTTCTTTCGCTGTTCTTCAAAGGCCGGTAATGGCGCTCCTCGCCGCAGGCCATGGTTCAAACGACGCCCAGAAATCCATGGGGGTCATTGCTATAGTCCTTTCCGCGAGCGCTCATCAGGTGGAAGGCGATTTGCCCATACCGGATTGGGCTCTTTACAGTTGCGCAGCGGCCTTGGCTCTGGGCCTGTTGGCCGGCGGGTGGCGCATAGTCAAAACAGTAGGAAGAGGAATCTGCAAGATGGAACCGGTTCACGCGTTTGCGGCCCAATTGTCATCCGCAGTGATAATACTTGGCGCCTCGGTTTTCGGGGGACCCGTGAGCGCTACGCAAGTAGTAGGGTCGTCCGTGCTTGGGGTAGGAGCTTCCCGCAGGGCTAGCGGAGTCAGATGGTCCGCCGCCACTCAGATCGCCTACGCCTGGATGCTTACCTTTCCTGTTTCCATGCTCATTGGAGCCGGATTCTGCCGGCTCTTAATCCATTTCTTCGCTTCCACCAATTGA
- a CDS encoding LysR family transcriptional regulator produces MDFRLRYKIWLENDEGKPVIGMGKVKILLAIRRLGSISAAARELDQPYRNVWAKIREAEKQCGYKLVETGPSGSKLTKNGENLLSKYICLFRSCSRSAKSKFHQLFASDCDAKINNQVDSNLQTEEENLQ; encoded by the coding sequence ATGGATTTCAGACTTCGCTACAAGATTTGGCTCGAAAACGACGAGGGAAAACCTGTAATTGGAATGGGCAAGGTCAAAATTCTGCTCGCAATTCGCAGGTTGGGCTCCATTAGCGCCGCGGCTCGTGAACTTGACCAGCCATATCGTAATGTTTGGGCCAAAATTAGAGAGGCCGAAAAGCAATGTGGATATAAGCTGGTAGAAACTGGACCCAGCGGATCCAAACTTACGAAAAACGGAGAAAATCTACTCTCAAAATATATTTGTCTCTTCAGGAGTTGCTCTCGATCGGCCAAGAGCAAATTCCACCAACTCTTCGCTTCTGATTGCGACGCCAAGATTAATAACCAAGTGGATTCAAATCTCCAGACTGAAGAGGAAAACTTACAATAG